A region of the Bombyx mori chromosome 22, ASM3026992v2 genome:
TGAAAGATGTTCATCTAAACGCTTGGATGCACATTATCTTACTGACCAAGAACAAGAAAATAGTGCGAGACGTAAGCCAAGAGATTTTCCGATCCGCATTCCAtctagattttttataaaaaatttagcCATGTGGTTTCACAAGCAATTTGCCCAATGGAtatattaattgttgtaataaaaatgaaacatgcTTTCGGTAACTTAAGAATAAAATGCTATGATCATCGATGTTAATACTTACCGGGTATGGTTTTGGTACAGGGATATGTAAAGCCTTCGTATCTGTTCCTAAGCTTTCGTAATCCCGAAAATTGGAATCCCTATATTTCGATCTCAAATATGATTGCCTCCACCTGTCCACGACTTTGTTATAATAATCACTATCATCTGAACTACTGTATGCTGTGGGTTTGTAAGTTGGAACATATGATGGACGAGATGTATCTTGATTTCTTAAACCCAGTAAATCCTCTTCAGATTTAAAGCGGTTTGGTTCTTCGTTATTCCAATCTTTAGGTCTGCTAGATTTGTAGGGATTATGATGGCCATAGGGCCAATAATTTGGTTTATTTTCATATGGAGTGGAGTGGTAGTGATGATATTTATTCCGTTTTGGTATGCTAACAATTTCATCATCAAGGTCATCACTGAAATGTGGGTGTTTTTTAAACGATGGCAACTCAGTTACTTCATAAGTATTTCCCCAGTATGAGCTAGAAGACGGCGTGGTGCTCAGTTGACTTCTATAAGCATTAGAAAAATCATTCAACTTCTGTTGCGAGTCTTTAAATGACTTGATACTAGAATAATCACTAAACGAAATTTCaggcatttttttaaaagtggaAAATATCTGTTGCTGTGGATAATTCAAATCCACTAAGTTACTGCTTGCTGGCACAATTTCATCAATATTATTTAACGGATTTCTCGATTCATTAGATTCGtatttaaatgtcatatttatgttattatttgaaTACTCGTATCTTTTGCCATGTGACAAATCTTTCCAATTACGTATATTAcctgtgctatttttatttaaaaaccagggcttttcttttatttttttcttgctttCTGTAGATTTGATAGGTTTTTTATAAGGCTcgttttcgttgttatttggaGTAACACTATTTAAACTATAATGATTAGAGAAAATCGCATTATCGTCATTTATATtgatatgtttattaaaattgtatttgccATTTATATTAGATCCACTTTTTACCATTTGACTATTATTTTCGGACACTGCATTTTCATACGCATTCCCAGAATGAGAATGTGGCAAAGAACCATAATCGATTATGTCCCTGGGTGTGGTTGTCGAGatactatgaaatgaaatggggtAATGTGGTTTGAGATTAGTGAAATCGACGactttttgaaatttaattggaTTATGTGTATTCTGAACTGCATTGTTTTCATTAGTATTGAATTTATTAACTGAATtttgattttgtatatttttatccgGATTGTTCGATTTTGTATCACCGTCCGCTGTCGTTTCATGTGTATCTGTTATCATAGGCATATTAGCATAGTTTTGATAAATCTCTTGGCTGGGAAAAGTGTTATTTTCCGTATAATTAAATCGTGTTGGTTCTCTAATTTTACCTTTATGAATTTTGGTACCGTATATAGGATTTTCTCTATCTTCACTATATAACTCTACGGTTCCTATATTTCGGTGATCATCGTTTGAATTTTCAAATGTTTGAgaattaaaatagttaaaattatTCGGATTGTATTGAAGAACGCCAGATTTCTGACCGTCATTATCGTTTACGCCATCAAAAGCTTGAGTAGCAAAATTGTTTCCAAAGTCCGTTGCATCGAGAGCAGTTGGGAAAGCGGGCGCGTACAATCTCGTTGATGATTCTTGATTGACACCAGCAGAACTAAAACCAGTGTAATCTGCGGAGGTCGGCATGAAACCGTCGTACGATCCGACATCATTAAATCCAAATGCTGAATACGAGATGACGTTGGCTTGTGGCGTGCTTGTTTCTTCATCGACATACGGTcgcctgtttttcttcgatttctTCGCTTCCGCAGAAATGTAGAGGTAAAACAacgcgataaataaaatataaattcgtCTTTGAGACATGTCGATTTGATCACTAGTATAATTAACAGCGCACTATGAACATTGTTTGGACGTGATGTTTAAATGGTTTCCGTCCGTCGACTGTGGACGTAATGGAATAATCGCGAAAACTGACTGGCTTCCACGTCTCTATTCGGTCTGACCACTACTAGTCACTCCTCGTCCTGAGAAAACGAAAGCGTTTCATGCATGAACAACTCGGAAATTTTCCCCGATTAATTCACTAATAACTAGTTTCGATGCATTCTGATAATTGAGAATATCGAAGCGTGAAAGAAAATTACCTTATCGCCTAGGAAATGTGTCTtccgtatttttttgttactccTATTGACACATGATGTTAATTTAGCTATATCTGACGTTTccagttaaaaaaaatgaagcaaTCCACTTATAACGTTAATTAACAAAATGGGtaggtaataaatatttacattcgaACAAAATGCTAATTCAAATTAATGCTAATTTTTATTTGGTTATGcgcgtaaataaataaagaacttTGCTAAAAACAAGTTTATTTGACTATGCAAATTATTTTCGTACAGctttaattttcaaactttcAAAGAATGAAACGCTTAAGAACTACGTTTACGTCATAAACTATCCAACTTAAAATGGCCACGGCAGCTTCCTAAGCTTCGAATAGTCAATCCTTCTTAATACGAAGGCGCCACTTTgtactaaattaaaatacaattcaacTTAACAACAATTTTAACAGAAAAAGAAACGAAGTATTTAGTGAAAGAATAACAAGTGGAATGACTTTTAGTAATCTGATACTTGAAAGTTATCAAAAGTGATgaacaaaaatttacatttccACTTTCCACTACTGATAATGTCCGATAGGTAATAAACAAACATGCGAATAGGCACAGTGGAGAATTTATATCGTAAGaatgaatatataataattatatagttcCTAGAAGACAACGTTACTAGAATTTTAGAGATTCTAAATGTAATCTATACAACTATTACTAAATTATTTAtggtgattattattttttattataaactccGATAAACGTTTATCAtgtattatgatattttaatataaagtttaaacaCTCAATAGAATTAGGTACATATACATTTAATATTGTGACTTAGACATTTTCTTGCTACAGAACATCACCTAGGTATAACAATTTATATGGGTTCTTTCACCTAATATCATTTAATATCTATTAATTTGTGAAATCTCTGTCTCATTTATTAGACATCgaataaaatctataaaaaaatattctatcttTGAATTTGAACACTTCGAATGCAAACATACTGGTCGACTATTAAGGGTATTTCAAGTTTAAGGCCATTACAATACAAGTGCAAGTGTATAGGATCCAAAAAATGTATTATCTTTAAAGGAGCGTTACATTTTCCGATAAAATCTAAGACGTGAACAGACACTACAATAacactattaaaatatatatatgtagaatTTCTTAGTATGTActatgattttgttttttttactctaATATTCATAGGATATCtacttttaaaatatgaataaaacgtTTAAATATCTATCCAATATACTCTCTATAACTGTCAATATCTATCTACGTTCTATAAggtgtttcataaaaaaatgtatttgtatgtattaacAACTATCAAAACTATTTGTCGAAGTTAGAAGGCTATCcaccaatattttttatttaccaaaaatataTGAATAGGCAACTTTAAAGGCGTAACAAGTAAGGAGATGCATGTTCATAATTGTGaaaagtgtgcttagtgcgaatttttaacGTTCGCGATAGAGGAAAAATTAACTCaactttgtatggagttggaacgtttgcctacgtttgccgctaagagcgctgttctaactgcatttCAACTTTACAactaacaaatttaatataagttaacttttacgctatccagaacgttaaaaaacacacactaagcacactgaacgtgACTTCGTTATTACAGATTTGTTTTCTGAATTATTTCTTTTCTATAACTTCCGAGGCCCTTACCACGATTGTTTTATTAGACACTGTTATTTAACGAGTTCTTATTACGGTTTTCACAAGCGATGTGTTCCCCTATATTTTGACACcgctgtaaatatatatttagtaaaATAGAAAGCGAGTTcaaaattttcgaaaaaaagtGTCGATACCGTTAAAGTATAGGGCAGGGGCGAGTCATCGAGTTTTAATGGTAACACCAGAAAAGGACTGGAAAGAAGGTAGACAGATTTTTCCGTTCATGGCATCCTACCCGCAGTCTTCTGTCTATCCGTGATCATGGTCACTGTATTGCAAGCGCCAAATTGAGATTAGATCTCAGTAAATAATAGTGTGTGTAGTTTTCTAGAATTCTCCATAAAATAATGGACATGATAATTTTCGGTCTGATTTGTGAACATAATGATATTGTGTATCAAGTTAGAACAAAGAACATAGCTGCTAACATTGACAAAAGATTTAATCTTAGGTTGTGACTAGCAATTGATTTTATTGAgagttaatttttttggcattaTTTTTTGTCGCAATCACAGAGAATCAACATTCATTTGTTCACATCTGACGGTAAATAGTCACCGCCCATGGGCACTGGCAATACCAGATACCGGTTAATCTGTCTAATCTAGTTCTATCATATGTTTTTATCAAAATTGACAATGGCTTGCACtattcgtttattattttttacatttttggtaattaaaaatattggtgTACAGTGAGAACGTTAGAGTGAACTTCTACATTTTTTTGTGACGTTAAAAAGTTtagaaaaatatcttttttttactcTTGTTGGAGTCGACATTACCCTTATGGTTAACATGCAGTCGATGCGTCAGTCGTTCATTGCTCGATTCTATAACATTACGTATTTGTCAAttctcaatttaaaaaattaagctgaaaaacgtaataaataaaaacatatttcaaaCCGTCAAACTCGAAGAAACTCTCCAATGAGAGATCTATAATAATCCAAGTACATAATAAATTGATACTTTTTGTGACACTTTTAGTGATTACTCGTTGAAAAACAATTAGGtatctatacaaatattataaagtattataagtaatcatattaacattttataCCATACAAGCTTTGCAAACAAAATGTTTCACACTCACACCATCTACAACCAACAAAACGCAAACACTCAATTCAATGGTAATATTAAACAAACACGCCTCGTGTATAATCAAATCTGAGCAgccttgtattattattttagtctgCGCTAGATGGCGATGCAAATAACTCAAATTCATCCATCTAGATGGCGCTGCTCGTGTTTAATCTGTGGCCTTTTTTATATCGACTTTTTGAACAAGACATGTGCCGTCCTAACCAGTTTCATTACTAAGAAGACATAGTTCATAGAATATAGTTTAGTACCAGAAGGATTCTCTAAAGGTAAGACGACGAAATTTGGAATTTCAGTGTGCAGAGGCTGCCGGTGTGTGCGCGGGAGGAGCCGCATGTCTCAAGCGCGCTCGTATCTCTTGCAAAGTCGGGTTTGTGCCCGGCTCTACTTCTTCTGTAGTCTGCTCGGCTTGTTCTAGTCGCCGAGCTCGCTCTGTCAGGGCGCGTTCTAATtctggaaaaaaaagaagaaaaaaaaattgaataattcCGCGTGTACAACCCTCCGACCCCGATGCGAACAGTCGAACTCTAATCTGTTCTAAGCTATgttttgcccaaaacacgtcgtttcggatcctcccgccgcttgcgacgaagggttcgacgagtaaattaacccacagacaccgcccactgagtttctcgccggaacttcacagtgggtcgcgtttttataaaaaaattgattttttagcAAAAATCTgccaaaatatgttttttttatgatttcctTTATTCCAAGAGAATGACTGTGGAATGACTAATCATGAGCTCCCTCGTGACATTTTTCTGCGAAAAAGCGGCGCATCACGATAGAGGGTTATCGTGGCCGCCTCAAAATACATATTCGAGTCAGGCGACGGAActacgcaaagccgccgtcgcccaaaataTATCATATCTTATCGGATACTccagatccactctcggtgcatTTAGGCTCTCctagcaccggtcatcgttctcgtcgaattcgAAGCGCAATCTAACCCGTGGacacaactcactgagtttctctcagtgggtcgcaattccgattcggtggtaaatttagcgaagcactgctcttgctaggacaagcgttagcaaattctctcaggttgagcccgtgagctcacctacccgtccgcgcgtagttggaatagtccgATAAGCTACCAGCAATTGCGTTtggaaaaaaacctaacattcAAACAAATCATTAAAAACTTCAACAAAAACCACTTTTAATTAATgacgtatttattttatctacaaACGGAAAAGGAACATGTTTGTTATCAATCAACTTCGACTCTACTGTTTTGTGAAACCGAATGAATTCTAAATTGAATTAATGAACCATACCCACGACATAAGAATAGTTAGACCGTTGTTTTTACCATCAAAATTACTGACTTACTACCAAGACTACCAACTGGACTTGTATGTACTCAAAACTGTTTTTCGAACAATTTGAGCGATttgaatcgtcgtggcctaaaggataagacgttcggtgcattcgtctctagcgatgcaacggtgttcgaatcccgcaggtgggtaccaatttttctaatgaaatacgtacttaacaaatgttcacgatctaCTTCTACGGTGAACGattaacatcgtttaataaagatcaaacccgcaaaattatagttgcaGTGAAGGGACCTtcctagtggtaggacctcttgtgcgtccgcacgggtaggtaccaccgccctgcctatttctgccgtgaagaagtaatgcgtttcggtttgaagggtggggcagccgttgtaactatactgagacattagaacttatatctcaaggcgggtgtcgcatttactttgtagatgtctatgggctccagtaaccacttaacaccaggtgggctgtgagctcgtcaatccatttaagcaataaaaaaacacaattgagAAACAAAGCACAATAAGCTGGATGTAGATTCCACAGCGTTTATCAATAACAGGATTTATGTATGTGGAAATAAATGTACCTAGATAATGATGAATGCGAACTTTTTCTTGGGTTTTTCCTTTCGTTCGTATCTACTAAATATCTTACTATAAAATGTAACGTAATCATAAACTTTATCTAGTATTGTAAATGTACGAGTAAGTGTAGGTACGAGTATCTAATTACTACCACATACTGCGTACGTTTATTAGCAAAATGTTTATCACGTCATATCAATTTGCCGAAGTCTATTGTATTTGTCTCGTATCTTGaatagaaattttaaaaaaaatacgcgggAATTCTATAAGACAAAGATTGTCGAAAGTAAAAATCaccaacaaaatattaaaatctgtCTTTGCAAATACCGATTACGGTACAGTATTACAAATTGACTGTATCAATTGATTTTCTCACAGTAATATAAGTAATAAGATTCAATATGGCCGCTATAATCACTTCCGATATTTCTAGTGATAGTTTTCTCTTAGGCAAATCAATCGGACAAAGATATGAGCACGATATTTTCACTTTCATTCAGTGTCGTTTGAGGTTTCAGATAAACGCTAATGACTTTATTGTCCTTTGTTGCTTATAAAATTaactatttaaattaacaaaggagggtttatttacaattattattaggaatctttatttttattgtacaacACTATTTTAGTTTTTGGGTTCATTAAAAATAGTTGTGCTTGTTGTATTGAATAATGGAATGTTATATTCGCCTTGAAGGTGAACGGCCTCAAGATGCACCTGCGGCCGGTGTTCACATTATGCGCCCAATAATGGCCCTCAAACAAATATGCGAGCaaaaaatcaaactaaagattCGTATTCCGAACGAGCAACCCCGACTCTAACGAGAATAttcctaatttattttatagcaaCAATTTACGGATACTAGTGGTTGTccggtagttgaaattcgacaataattcttaatttaaattataagtttgaacattattatggttctattgtcaaagactttacttctataatcacagatttcgctaaggctacactatagacaaataatattaaagaaatcaatattaatctattctcaacttgaccacagactttaacaataacaaaaatagtatttatgcgtgagtgtgtcaaatatatgttggtgtgtgtaatgttttctttattggtttaatgtattttttatgcatttaaaaaaaaaatattcgcattgttcactccttctctatattcactataaatgtgggaaaattcatactcctctgccagcgcaattttcgtaaaaagcggt
Encoded here:
- the LOC101742562 gene encoding homeobox protein 2 produces the protein MSQRRIYILFIALFYLYISAEAKKSKKNRRPYVDEETSTPQANVISYSAFGFNDVGSYDGFMPTSADYTGFSSAGVNQESSTRLYAPAFPTALDATDFGNNFATQAFDGVNDNDGQKSGVLQYNPNNFNYFNSQTFENSNDDHRNIGTVELYSEDRENPIYGTKIHKGKIREPTRFNYTENNTFPSQEIYQNYANMPMITDTHETTADGDTKSNNPDKNIQNQNSVNKFNTNENNAVQNTHNPIKFQKVVDFTNLKPHYPISFHSISTTTPRDIIDYGSLPHSHSGNAYENAVSENNSQMVKSGSNINGKYNFNKHININDDNAIFSNHYSLNSVTPNNNENEPYKKPIKSTESKKKIKEKPWFLNKNSTGNIRNWKDLSHGKRYEYSNNNINMTFKYESNESRNPLNNIDEIVPASSNLVDLNYPQQQIFSTFKKMPEISFSDYSSIKSFKDSQQKLNDFSNAYRSQLSTTPSSSSYWGNTYEVTELPSFKKHPHFSDDLDDEIVSIPKRNKYHHYHSTPYENKPNYWPYGHHNPYKSSRPKDWNNEEPNRFKSEEDLLGLRNQDTSRPSYVPTYKPTAYSSSDDSDYYNKVVDRWRQSYLRSKYRDSNFRDYESLGTDTKALHIPVPKPYPIEVPHPVIVPVPQPYPVHVPVSRPVAVPVVHELQIPIEKPVPYPVIKKVPYPVEKPVPVTVEKEVTVPVVKPYPVHIPYVRPVFHNSKPSVEEFEYEQDDEEYVSRPQKEKKNVHYSRKPSNSRTRSRRPSRTVYEDHARRRWPDRRRPSSVEQSYRKHHEEEPQTRHRYRAYETSDNEYYYNCKRTRRC